One Monomorium pharaonis isolate MP-MQ-018 chromosome 4, ASM1337386v2, whole genome shotgun sequence DNA segment encodes these proteins:
- the LOC118645284 gene encoding myb-like protein I encodes MDRQYTLCVLVPAHQYRNYVNNYHQQQQQQHHHQQQQQQHAQEQQHRNFQPPTYLQYQQQRLIQQRQQQQQQQEQIYENVVSQYRMRMCYHNDYENDEQIQRFYWEQCYKRNDTDATAYYYCEYVRTLIWITRLRNVSQVLVGSTSYCASLLSKDGNSVFLVVLFASKILVLVFI; translated from the coding sequence ATGGACCGTCAGTACACCCTCTGCGTACTCGTACCGGCACATCAGTACCGTAATTACGTCAACAATTACCAtcaacaacaacagcagcagcaccaccaccaacaacaacagcagcaacacGCGCAGGAACAGCAGCACAGAAATTTTCAGCCTCCAACGTATCTTCAGTATCAACAGCAACGCTTAATTCAGCAGCGgcaacaacagcaacaacagcaagAGCAAATCTACGAAAACGTTGTGTCGCAATATCGCATGAGGATGTGTTATCATAACGATTATGAGAACGACGAGCAAATACAGCGGTTCTATTGGGAGCAGTGTTATAAGCGCAACGATACCGATGCTACAGCGTATTACTACTGTGAATATGTAAGGACTCTCATTTGGATTACTCGTTTGAGAAATGTTTCTCAAGTACTCGTCGGTTCCACTAGTTATTGCGCGTCGCTTCTTTCCAAAGATGGAAATAGTGTATTTTTAGTGGTTTTGTTTGCAAGTAAAATTCTCGTTCTCGTTTTTATTTAG
- the LOC105839762 gene encoding protein kibra, giving the protein MFGQLNIRNASFFSDIFCTRVTRIIILTSAILYVTILLLILFSFHCCCRFTKPQTFADCIGNELPLGWEEAYDKHVGCYYINHVNQTTQLEDPRQEWRAIQEAMLREYMQTAHDALEAKKEIYDVKHQRLCLAQDEYNHLNNALTTLGASRTSLCSSSSSLSTKYDPDLLKSDVALARSRVSRLKRELEQIRAEMNCTQRGVDTLASVEQKLSTHHHGCYNIMEAQAIMTELRNIQKSLSSGEKEKAELMQSLAQLKDELTRLQLCEGSPEASTLSLPQEKLSTASQTDLSGELVPIGTRLAEMARMRLQYDEARKQIQHIQQQLADLEEKVTPGQTESDKDKLLLFQEKEQLLRELRSITPRTRTQQDMKKIQLEIRRLEQDLNTAFELSNKTITDRVRLHEEKQLLLQQLRNALRSMALLEGQLKTLSASTLSVSSSSSLGSLSTTSSKGSLSSGLSFTDIYGGPQCLGSASSQQERPVDMVDLHRRVERLLRGSEQNNLVGTSSPGRSQPSLSPRSSLSSVSPPVSPLYENAPMGPPPAYEQVEQQRRQYQRVAPATTATTTAMTTAIGGAVAPYLDGNQLEDRLSEFRLNQQQGVANSQQEQSCSVNSQDRLKLVVGPHPPVELQSSNMSQGSGLGRPGGSGVQLQLQQAPPPSLPQEPPPLSPISETPPPTGIRSRASSSGTNTRSVSAAVSDESVAGDSGVFEACNRKRLSGPISDVDLLASSDMSLETAQVQIKLRYSVSDGLLHVGIERARNLAALFIPDNAQVYIKAALLPMQPPVNHTCCTKSVVDLRKPTFGETFPIAVPLNKLYTKTLQVTLWCTEAEKCLGSAQVSLADFSPESPSVKWYNILSFRFMQPSDSSDCSDTGASTSVRLAKHDKQESDISVYRSMQKKREEESSDESTIISSQTSTLTRNQGCDELQTAVTLRLEELNCLRSPEEEDEDDGSESGSEDSDEEGIIVEFTEDVFNTLEDVAEHEEDEELNEETRTTTQDKETNTECVFIPEQGKQRKLSAAGVAPGAIHDDKNSIVIKRSQTFSPSAAVSRNHYICRLNRSDSDSSMPLYRRGGPFQRNSVERRSLRWRRPSSALSYKTTKKSSHLPQTARTSLDLELDLQAQHARLNNLHDEICRLRELKQRMEQVREKRDADTATWLLEDQNFQTLMAQAESSRNGKSLEDKKVEKMLKKTSKEIYKLRKTKAGKGKPDIISFKEKMAFFTRVNVNIPVLSPEELGTEGAAAALHTHKKHASEPVASAHGFVNSSSTRPNNVSIGSTLSVTKSNDITDRNATNVAATTINEAEVALSNADNKSMNAKGRPAAETSTRSSENGEREPLPKSAEKNGNGEPKRYEYVVDRVLGVEV; this is encoded by the exons ATGTTTGGCCAATTGAATATAAGAAATGCCtcatttttttcagatattttttgtactcgTGTTACAAGAATTATTATACTCACAAGCGCTATTTTGTACGTCAcgatacttttattaattcttttctcttttcattgTTGTTGTAGGTTTACTAAACCCCAAACATTCGCCGATTGTATCGGAAATGAGCTTCCCCTCGGCTGGGAGGAGGCCTACGATAAACACGTGGGCTGTTACTACATCAATCATGTCAATC AGACAACTCAACTGGAAGACCCAAGACAAGAATGGCGAGCCATTCAGGAGGCCATGCTCCGCGAGTATATGCAGACTGCACATGACGCACTCGAG GCGAAGAAGGAAATCTACGACGTAAAACATCAGAGGCTTTGCCTGGCTCAGGATGAGTACAATCATCTCAATAACGCTTTGACTACCCTTGGCGCATCGCGTACAAGTT TGTGTTCCAGCTCGAGTTCCTTGAGTACCAAATATGACCCTGACCTGCTTAAATCGGACGTGGCACTCGCAAGGAGCCGAGTTTCTCGACTAAAACGAGAACTCGAACAGATTCGAGCGGAGATGAATTGCACGCAACGAGGAGTAGATACTCTCGCCAg TGTGGAACAAAAATTGAGCACCCATCATCATGGCTGCTATAATATCATGGAGGCACAAGCGATCATGACGGAGCTCCGCAACATCCAAAAGTCCTTGAGCTCGGGCGAGAAAGAGAAGGCCGAATTGATGCAATCGCTCGCGCAATTAAAGGATGAACTGACAAGGTTGCAACTATGCGAGGGCAGTCCGGAAGCTAGTACGCTTAGTTTGCCGCAGGAGAAGCTCAGTACGGCTTCTCAAACCGATCTCTCGGGCGAGTTGGTACCGATCGGCACCCGGTTAGCTGAGATGGCACGTATGAGGCTGCAGTATGATGAGGCGAGAAAACAGATCCAGCATATACAACAGCAATTGGCGGATCTTGAGGAGAAGGTGACGCCAGGTCAAACCGAGAGCGACAAGGACAAACTGTTGCTATTCCAGGAAAAGGAACAGTTACTGAGGGAATTACGTAGCATCACGCCGCGCACAAGGACGCAACAGGACATGAAGAAAATTCAGTTGGAGATTCGCAGGCTTGAACAGGATCTTAATACCGCGTTTGAGCTTTCGAATAAGACTATTACCGATCGCGTACGGCTTCACGAGGAGAAGCAACTATTGTTACAGCAACTCAGAAACGCACTGCGCTCAATGGCGTTATTGGAAGGTCAATTGAAGACGTTGAGCGCTAGTACATTATCAGTGAGCAGCAGTTCCAGTCTCGGTAGCCTCAGCACGACGAGCAGCAAGGGCTCCCTCAGCTCTGGACTTAGTTTCACAGACATTTACGGTGGTCCACAATGTCTAGGCTCAGCTAGTTCGCAGCAGGAACGACCGGTCGACATGGTTGACCTTCACAGACGTGTCGAGAGATTGTTACGCGGTTCCGAACAGAACAATCTCGTCGGCACATCCTCGCCCGGCAGATCCCAACCCAGTCTTTCCCCAAGGTCGAGCCTGTCCAGTGTAAGCCCGCCGGTATCGCCGTTGTATGAAAATGCGCCGATGGGTCCGCCGCCTGCTTATGAACAAGTAGAGCAGCAGAGAAGACAGTATCAGAGAGTGGCACCTGCAACGACGGCAACAACGACGGCGATGACGACAGCAATTGGCGGTGCCGTCGCGCCTTACCTGGATGGGAATCAATTAGAGGATCGATTGTCGGAGTTCAGACTTAATCAACAACAAGGAGTGGCGAATTCACAGCAAGAACAGTCTTGCTCTGTCAATTCGCAAGATCGTCTGAAACTTGTGGTCGGTCCACATCCGCCTGTCGAGTTACAATCGAGTAACATGTCCCAAGGTAGCGGCCTGGGTAGGCCCGGCGGGAGTGGCGTTCAACTGCAACTGCAGCAGGCACCGCCACCATCTCTGCCGCAGGAGCCACCTCCTTTGTCGCCAATCAGCGAAACGCCACCGCCTACAGGGATTCGGTCAAGAGCTAGCAGTTCTGGCACCAACACTAGATCCGTCTCCGCCGCGGTCTCTGATGAGAGCGTTGCAGGCGATTCGGGTGTTTTTGAGGCGTGCAATCGGAAAAGATTATCCGGGCCTATCTCCGATGTGGATTTATTAGCTTCCAGCGACATGAGTCTAGAAACGGCGCAGGTGCAGATTAAATTGAG GTATTCGGTAAGCGATGGATTACTTCATGTTGGCATCGAACGCGCGAGAAATCTGGCCGCGCTTTTTATACCCGATAACGCACAAGT GTACATTAAAGCCGCCCTGCTGCCGATGCAACCACCCGTCAACCACACATGTTGCACGAAGTCTGTCGTGGACTTGCGAAAACCGACCTTTGGCGAGACGTTTCCCATCGCCGTGCCGCTTAACAAATTGTACACGAAGACTCTTCAAGTGACACTTTGGTGCACCGAGGCTGAGAAATGTTTG GGTTCTGCGCAAGTCTCGCTGGCAGACTTTAGTCCAGAATCTCCAAGCGTGAAATGGTACAATATACTCTCCTTCCGCTTCATGCAACCATCCGACAGTTCTGATTGTTCTGATACTGGCGCCTCTACGAGCGTCAGACTGGCGAAGCACGACAAGCAGGAGTCAGATATCTCGGTATATAGGAGTATGcagaagaagagagaagaagagagtaGCGACGAAAGTACGATAATCAGTTCCCAAACGTCCACCTTGACGAGAAATCAAGGCTGTGACGAGCTACAGACAGCTGTAACGCTGAGACTTGAAGAGTTGAATTGTTTACGTAGTCCGGAAGAAGAGGATGAAGACGATGGGAGTGAAAGCGGGAGCGAGGACAGCGATGAGGAAGGTATCATCGTGGAGTTTACGGAAGATGTATTTAACACTCTTGAGGATGTTGCGGAACACGAg GAAGATGAAGAGTTGAACGAGGAAACGAGAACAACAACACAGGACAAGGAAACAAACACCGAATGCGTGTTTATTCCAGAGCAGGGCAAGCAGAGAAAACTCTCTGCGGCTGGCGTTGCACCCGGTGCTATTCACGACGACAAAAATTCTATTGTGATCAAAAGGAGTCAGACGTTCTCGCCGAGCGCGGCCGTCAGTAGAAATCATTATATCTGTCGG CTTAATCGCAGCGATAGCGACAGCAGTATGCCGCTTTATCGCAGAGGCGGACCTTTCCAACGGAACTCGGTAGAAAGACGTTCCTTACGATGGCGGCGACCGTCCTCCGCCCTCAGTTACAAAACCACGAAAAAGTCGTCCCATTTGCCGCAGACAGCGAGGACGTCATTGGATCTCGAATTAGATCTCCAAGCACAACACGCAAGATTGAATAATCTTCACGATGAGATTTGTAGGTTACGGGAATTGAAGCAACGAATGGAACAAGTGCGCGAGAAACGCGACGCTGATACAGCAACGTGGCTGTTGGAAGATCAGAATTTTCAAACTCTTATGGCGCAAGCCGAAAGTAGCAGAAATGGCAAGAGTCTCGAGGATAAGAAGGTGGAAAAGATGTTGAAGAAAACTTCAAAAGAGATCTACAAGTTGAGAAAAACGAAGGCTGGGAAGGGAAAGCCtgatataatttctttcaa agaaaagATGGCCTTCTTTACGCGGGTGAATGTGAACATTCCTGTTTTGTCACCTGAGGAGCTTGGAACTGAAGGTGCAGCTGCGGCATTGCATACGCACAAGAAGCACGCATCGGAGCCTGTCGCAAGCGCTCACGGGTTTGTAAATTCCTCGTCAACGCGGCCAAATAACGTTTCCATTGGAAGTACATTGTCCGTCACGAAAAGCAACGATATCACGGATCGAAATGCTACGAATGTTGCTGCTACAACTATCAACGAGGCAGAGGTCGCGTTGTCCAACGCCGACAATAAATCTATGAACGCTAAAGGTCGGCCAGCGGCGGAAACGAGCACGCGAAGCTCAGAGAATGGCGAGAGAGAGCCTTTACCGA